CGGGTAAGCCGACATGGCTGCATGCAACTCTGTTGGTCGCTCGATAAGATCGGACCGATTTGCCGCAATGTTGACGACTGCGGACTGGTCCTGGCCGCGATTCACGGCGCCGACCCGCGCGACACCGCTTCGGTCGACCGCTGGCCTGCGCAAGAAGATAGTGGAATGAGCACCGAACGGCGCATCTGCCCTGTCGGCGGTCGTCACAATCTTCCCTGCATGCCACGGGCAAACTCGTAGCACGACACGCCGGGAGTCGCCATAATCATTGAGCGGCTATCTCGCCAGGCCCTGAACCGTTGAGGGCAACAATGGATGCGATATTTCACTTCACCGTGAACGCGCAGCCCACTCAGATCACGACCGATGCAAGTCGGCCTCTTTTGGATGTGCTGCGCGAAGAGCTATCCCTGACCGGCGCGAAATACGGTTGCGGCGAGGGAGAATGCGGCGCTTGCACCGTCCTCATCGATGGGGTCGCCACGCGCTCGTGCATGACGCCGATCGCGAGAGCGGATGGACGCACGATTGTGACCATCGAGGGTCTTGCCAAAGACGGCAAGCTCCATCCGGTGCAGCAGGCCTTTGTCGATTGCGGCGCCGCGCAGTGTGGCTACTGCGTGCCCGGGCAGATCATGAATGCCGTCGGATTGCTCAAGGAGACGCCACAAGCGTCGCGAGAGCAAATCGTCGAGGGGATGCGTGGCAATCTCTGCCGCTGCTGCAACTACCCAGACTTGCGCGCGGCCGTCGAGCGCGCGGCGGAGCTGCTGGCGCAAGGAGACCGCAACTCATGAAGCGCGACTTGATAACCGATGAGCCCGTCGAAGACGAACGATTCGAACTCGTCGTAGGACCTGGCTACGACTTTTCGCACAGCCGCCGCACGTTCGTCGAAGTTTTCGGGGCGGGGATGTTGATCGCGATTTCCGCGCGCAGGGGGATGGCGCAGGTGCCGCAACGGCGCGGCGGTTTCAACGGTGGCGGAGGCGCGGCCACGGTTGGGAGCCGCATCGTTATTGGCATCGATGGCGCGGTTACCGTCTTGACCGGCAAGGTCGAGGTGGGGCAGGGCGCCCGAACGCAGCTGCGTCAGGCCGCGGCCGAAGAATTGCGGCTGCCGGTCGAAAGTGTACGTATCGAAATGGGCGACACTGAGCAATGTCCCAATGACGGCGGCACGTCGGGCAGCGGAACAACGCCCAGGACCGTGCCGAGCGTGCGAACGGCGGCCGCGGTGGCACGGCAGATACTTCTCGAGCTGGCCGCCGAAAAGCTGCAAGCGGATGCAAGCGCGCTCAGCGTGAAAGACGGTCGCATTCTCTCGCCGCAATCGAATCGTTCGATAACTTATGCCGAGCTGGCCCAAGATCAGGCGTTGAAAGCCAAGCTGGCGAGCACCACGAGCGCTGGTGCCGCGCTGACTGCGCCCGACGATTGGCAGGTTCTTGGCAAGCCGGCAGCGAAGGCGGATTTGCAGAATATCGTCACAGGCGCGCATCGCTATCCGTCCGACATTGTGCTGCCGGACATGTTGTATGGGCGCGTGCTGCGGAGGCCTGCTTACGGGGCCAGCTTGAAGTCGATCGATCTGTCGCGCGCCCGCGCCATGCCAGGAGTTACGGTCGTTCGCGACGGCGAGTTCGTCGGCTGCGCAGCCAACAGCTCCTGGCTGGCCGCAAAAGCAACCGATGAACTATCGGCAAGCGCCCAGTGGGAACTGGCGGACCCGGCGAAACAGCCAACGAGCGAGAACATTTTCGACTATTTGAAACAGCATGCGGCTTCTTCCCAGGCGACTTCTGGTCGCGGCCCGGGTCGCGGCGGCACGTCGAAGGGCATGGTCGACCAAGGCCTGGCCGATTCCCACAAAACGCTGACCGCTGCGTACGACGTCGCGTACATCCAGCACGCTCCTTTGGAACCGCGCGCTGCCGTGGCGCAGTGGCACGACGGGAAGTTGACTGTCTGGACCGGCACGCAGAATCCCATGCGCGTGCGTGGCGAATTGATGGAGGCCTTTAAGCTGTCGGCCGATCAGGTACGGGTTATCGTGCCCGACACCGGTGGGGCGTTTGGCGGAAAGCATACCGGCGAATGCGCGCTGGAAGCGGCGCGCCTCGCCAAGGGATGCGGCAAGCCCGTTTCGCTGCGCTGGACGCGTGCCGAAGAGTTCACTTGGGCTTACTTCCGTCCGGCCGCTCTGATCGAAGTCGCCGGGGGACTGACCGAGCAAGGAAATCTACACGTCTGGAAGTTCACGAATTATCACGCCGGCGGCTCGGCCCTGGAGACGCCGTACGACGTACCAAATGTCCGCACGCAGTTCATCGCCTGCGATGGACCGTTGCGCGTAGGCTCGTATCGCGCGCTGGCCGCCACGGCCAATACTTTCGCGCGTGAATGCTTTATGGATGAGTTGGCCGCAGCGACAAATGTCGATCCGCTCCACTTTCGTTTGCAGCATCTGCCCCAGGGGCGGCTGCGCGACGTGCTCGTGGCCGCCACCGACAAGTTCGCCTGGGCCGCTCGCTGCGCCAAGCACACGGCGGACGTTGGCATAGGACTGGCCTGCGGCACCGAAAAGGGTTCGTACGTGGCCGCCTGCGTCGAAGTGCAGATTGATCGGCGCACAGGCACCGTCAAAGTGAATCATATCTGCCAGGCGTTCGATTGCGGGGCCGTTCAGAATCCAGACAATCTGCGGTCCCAGGTCGAAGGCGGCATCGTCATGGGTCTGGGCGCGGCGCTGCGCGAGCGCATCGAGTTTGCCGATGGCAAGATTCGCAACGGCAGCTTCGCGGATTATCTTGTGCCGCGAATGGACGATTTGCCGACAATCGATACGATACTGGTTAACCGGCGCGACCTGCCGAGCGCCGGGGCCGGCGAAACTCCCGTCATAGCCGTGGCACCGGCCATCGCCAACGCCGTCTTTCACGCGATCGGTATTCGCGTCCGATCGATGCCCCTGCGCGCGGAACTGCTCAAGCAGTCGGTATAGCCCCAAGCGATAGCATGCGGCGCCCACCTACACCTGTGAGGTGGCCTGTGTCGACCTATGGACCTTCCGCGTGCGGTTCGAGCGAATCGCACTCATGCAGGGCCATCAAAGCGAAGGACGTTCCTGCATTACTGATGTAATGAGCCCGGTCGCAGAATAGCGATCGCGTGAACCAGCGGCCGCTTTCACGCTGATGCGTCTTCAACCACTCGACTCCGCGAACCAATCTGGGGTCGCTCGCGGGAATGCCGGCGCGACGAGCAATGAAGACGACAAAGCCAGTCCCATAGCCGTCACTGGTTTCCTTATCCTGCGGCGACTTATCGCGACGCTCCCACTCTCCGAGTTGGGCGATTCCCCACCCACCGTCAGCATGTTGCAGCGCGAGCAACGCGTCTACGCATTCTTGCTGTTGTTTCTTGTCCATCAACTCGGGCAGGTAAGTTCCTGCCCACGCAAGTAGTGCGCGATGATGCAAGGACGGCGCGGGATTGGCGCCGAAATAGGTTTGCAGCTTCTTCACGCCGGCCTGAGCGGCAGGCGTTTTGGCGTAATCATCGGGAGCGATGCCGACACCCAATGCGGCCATCGTGGCGCCGAAATAGTCATCATCCTCGTACGGTGGCCAATGGCACACCTTATACCAATCGAACCCACCATCCTCACGCTGCACCGTCCAGATGCGATCTAGCGCCTCCTTAGTGAGCGGATGAAGCTTGCCGGTTGTTTGGGCGTCGTTGCCGGCAAGCATCGCCGCGGTCATGACTACCTCGGCATCCCAGCGCGGTCCTTTGGTCGGCCAACGATCCGAAACGAGCTTCTCGGCGTACTCGCGAACGATCTGATGCGCGGGTACCTCACTCGATACGCTGGGACGCGACATGAGATACAGGTAATTCGTATGGCAGGTCATGCAGCCGAAGGTCTTCTGCCACCCGACCGACGCTGTGTCCAGATAGCGGGCCGCTTTGGCACTGGAAAACTCGGTCGCCAAAGGCTCGTCGGGATCGTTCTTGCCGGGGCTACCGACATTTTCCAGCGTTATCGGTGCGTCGGTCTCTTCGGCGCGAGATAATCCCACCGCGGCCGGCAATGCCAGGCAGATAGCCATGCACAACGAAACCGAAAACCTGGGGGCCCGGTGATTCGACGCGTGTTCCACAGTCATCTTAGCGTACCTCGTAAGTCCCAATCGTCGTGGCTCGGTGGCGACCCTATGAGACTGTACGCCACCGACCAATGCAA
The nucleotide sequence above comes from Pirellulales bacterium. Encoded proteins:
- a CDS encoding prenyltransferase/squalene oxidase repeat-containing protein; this encodes MAICLALPAAVGLSRAEETDAPITLENVGSPGKNDPDEPLATEFSSAKAARYLDTASVGWQKTFGCMTCHTNYLYLMSRPSVSSEVPAHQIVREYAEKLVSDRWPTKGPRWDAEVVMTAAMLAGNDAQTTGKLHPLTKEALDRIWTVQREDGGFDWYKVCHWPPYEDDDYFGATMAALGVGIAPDDYAKTPAAQAGVKKLQTYFGANPAPSLHHRALLAWAGTYLPELMDKKQQQECVDALLALQHADGGWGIAQLGEWERRDKSPQDKETSDGYGTGFVVFIARRAGIPASDPRLVRGVEWLKTHQRESGRWFTRSLFCDRAHYISNAGTSFALMALHECDSLEPHAEGP
- a CDS encoding molybdopterin cofactor-binding domain-containing protein, with protein sequence MKRDLITDEPVEDERFELVVGPGYDFSHSRRTFVEVFGAGMLIAISARRGMAQVPQRRGGFNGGGGAATVGSRIVIGIDGAVTVLTGKVEVGQGARTQLRQAAAEELRLPVESVRIEMGDTEQCPNDGGTSGSGTTPRTVPSVRTAAAVARQILLELAAEKLQADASALSVKDGRILSPQSNRSITYAELAQDQALKAKLASTTSAGAALTAPDDWQVLGKPAAKADLQNIVTGAHRYPSDIVLPDMLYGRVLRRPAYGASLKSIDLSRARAMPGVTVVRDGEFVGCAANSSWLAAKATDELSASAQWELADPAKQPTSENIFDYLKQHAASSQATSGRGPGRGGTSKGMVDQGLADSHKTLTAAYDVAYIQHAPLEPRAAVAQWHDGKLTVWTGTQNPMRVRGELMEAFKLSADQVRVIVPDTGGAFGGKHTGECALEAARLAKGCGKPVSLRWTRAEEFTWAYFRPAALIEVAGGLTEQGNLHVWKFTNYHAGGSALETPYDVPNVRTQFIACDGPLRVGSYRALAATANTFARECFMDELAAATNVDPLHFRLQHLPQGRLRDVLVAATDKFAWAARCAKHTADVGIGLACGTEKGSYVAACVEVQIDRRTGTVKVNHICQAFDCGAVQNPDNLRSQVEGGIVMGLGAALRERIEFADGKIRNGSFADYLVPRMDDLPTIDTILVNRRDLPSAGAGETPVIAVAPAIANAVFHAIGIRVRSMPLRAELLKQSV
- a CDS encoding (2Fe-2S)-binding protein; translated protein: MDAIFHFTVNAQPTQITTDASRPLLDVLREELSLTGAKYGCGEGECGACTVLIDGVATRSCMTPIARADGRTIVTIEGLAKDGKLHPVQQAFVDCGAAQCGYCVPGQIMNAVGLLKETPQASREQIVEGMRGNLCRCCNYPDLRAAVERAAELLAQGDRNS
- a CDS encoding amidase family protein — encoded protein: RVSRHGCMQLCWSLDKIGPICRNVDDCGLVLAAIHGADPRDTASVDRWPAQEDSGMSTERRICPVGGRHNLPCMPRANS